Genomic DNA from Roseburia intestinalis L1-82:
ATGATGATTTCTTTATTGCTTCCCGGCAAGATGCAGAGGAACAGTATCAGAAAGCGGAAGAACTGTATGAAGAAGTAAAAGCGTTTCTGGAAAAATAGTCTGGGAATTTGTCTGGGAATCTGACTGGGAATTTCAGCTTAGAGCAAAACGACAGATAATCAGAAAATGCCGAAAATAAAGGCTTTTATCAAATCAGAAACTAAGGAAAATGCGAAAAAATGTATCCCCTTAGTTAGTATATACATCAACAGTGAAAACCCCGAAGGTGACTTCGGGGTTTTTGCTGAAAAATCTAGAAATCTTCATCGTCCGTCCACATGTCAGGTGACATGCAGGCGCGGAAATATTCGATAGGCTTTTCACTGTATGCAGCACATAGGAAAAGCCAGTCATAGGGATTGGCAGCGAAAAGTTCTTCATAACCGCATTTTACCAGACATGCATTGGCTTCATCGATATAAGTTTCTGTCAGTTCAGATTTTGTCAGTTCAGTATAGCCGACACTTAGTTTTACATTCAGCCAGAAACGGTAAAAATCAAGCAGCACTATCATTTTCCGAATCGAATCATAGGAAGTCGAGACAGATGATTTTTCTTCCGACAGAATATCCGACATTGTTTTTTTACTCGGAAAGTTATTTCTTACAATATAAGGAATATTTGGATTTTTGTTCATTCCAGAGTGTGTATACACCAGGCGGTCTAAAATAAAACTGTTATTGTAAAGATTTCTGTTGCCGATAAAATCGAGAATATATTCATAATCACGATCAGAAGAGTTCGTGCTGTAAGACTGTGCGTCATATAAAATTTCGCGCACCAGCAGGCTGCAATTCTGATACTTATGAATATCAATGGAAATTTTGCCGGAGATCATATTTCTGTTACGGGACATTGCATAGAGTGTGGTTCGAAGTTCGTTGACAGCATCATCACTTTCTTTTGAACCGATGAGCTGGGAAATCAGGTCATGCAGCGTATGAAGAGCACTTTTGTTCCAGTGACAGAAGTCTGCTTTATTTGCAATTAAAAAATCTATTAATTCATCGGCAGATTCCATTGCAGCAATCGTATTCTGTACATAACTGGTATAATAAGTATCGATGTCATCCGAAACTGGTAAAGTAACGGGTGCCGCGTCAATTTTCTGAATTATTTCCTGAGCTTTTTGATAAGAAAGCTGATGTAAAAAAGAATAATAATAGACTGCTTCACGGATGTTGTGGCAGTTAAAAGCACGGTCATAATAGACATGCTGAAAAAACCAGACAGTTTCCTCATAGGTTAGCTGCATGGCAAAACACAGTTCATATATTTTCGGACGGCTTCCAGCCTCTACTTTTGGGCGGTGATTTCCGGTAAACCAGGACATCACTGTTGCACGGCTGATTGTAGAACCGATATCTTTCAGTTTAGAGAAAAGATAATCAGCCATTTCAGCATTGTCTGAAAAGTCTACAGGAGCGTTCTTTTTTTGCAGAAGTTCGGTCAGACCTTGTCCGAAAGAGCGGAAATGAGTCGGATCTTTTAAATATTCAACTGCCTGATCGACATTGTCTATCGAAGAATAATTCTGGATACTGCTCTGATTATAAAGTGTATAGTCTGATTTCATTTTCATTCTCGTTTCTTTTTCATGATAAAAATACTCTGTTAAATGCAGATATGTTCTGCTAAGATTATAGCTGAAACCGATAAATTTTTCTACAAAAAATACAATTACAAACTTGCAGAGCAATATCGTTATAATAAACGGGAAACAGTTAATCTGATAGTTACAGAGAAATTATTTTTTATAATCAATGAGGATAAAAATGCGGGATATGAGAATTGCATTGTGCAATGGATATGAAATGAAAATTTCAGAAAACCGGAAAATCCGGATTGCAGACGAAGCAGGGAGAGGCGCCGGATGTATTGTATATGATGCCATTTACTGGGATCAGATGCAGATAAAACACAAAATAAGAGTCCGGGAGTGTTATCCGGCATACATCCAACTGACCAGAGCTGCTACCGGAGAGCTGGTGCCTTCTGGAAATCCAGAAAAATTTGAAAAAGCAAAAAACCGCTTTACAGATGCGTATAAAAGAAATACGGATATCAGAAATACGTTAGGGCTGACGAACTCTACCGTCAATGCGGTCGATGTGATTTCCTGTAATCACACAGTTTATATCCTGCTGCCAATGGATGAAGGAATTGATTACAGGTATTATGAGGATCAGTCATTGCAGGAACTTTTCCGGCATATGAAAAGTCTTGCGCAGATTATTCTGAAATATCATCAGAAGGGATATCTTCATCTGGATATAAAGCCGGAAAATGTGCTGATTTTACCGGAAACACCGGAGCATGTGATTCTATTTGATTTTGATTCCGTAACTGCAATCGGGGAATTACAGAAAAATGCAGGAATCCCTTATTCGGATGGATTTTCTGCGCCGGAACAGATGCAGGGAAAAATCAAAAAAATAGGATTTCATTCCGATGTATATTCCATTGGTGCTATGCTGTTTTTTAAACTTTTTGTAAGAAAACCGTGTGAGGCTGACTGCAGAATCGCGAGCAGCTATTCATTTGAAAAAATGCGGTATGGAAGCGAAAAATATCAGCCGAAGCTTTATAAAATGTTAGATTTATTTTTGAAAAAGACATTGTCTATTGCGACGGCACCGAGATGGCATGAGATGCAGAAGGTAATCGATGCGCTTGACGAACTGATAAAGTTAGCAGACATCAATGATGTATATCTGCTGGATTCATTCCAGTATAATTCTGCCTGTTTTGTTGGAAGGCAGGATGATTTAGAAGAAATCAACGAGCTTCTTGCAAAGAATCAGCTTGTATTCCTTTCCGGAATTGGAGGAATTGGCAAGACAGAACTTGCAAAACAGTATGCATACCGGCACCGGGCGCAGTATGATACCGTTGTTTTCGCAGTGTATGAGAAAAATATAGAGTCACTTGTGCGGGATGAAATTGGAATCAACCAGATCAGTTGTGAAGAAGATGAGACAGAGCGGGATTATTTTAAAAGAAAGATCGAAGTTTTAAAACAGGCTGCAACGCCAAAAGATCTGATTATTATTGATAATTTTGACGTAGATGCAGATGAAGATTTAGAAACCCTGTTCGCCTGTCCCTGTAAATTTATCATTACGACAAGAAAAGATTTCAGAGATTATAATTATGAGCAGATCAATGTTGACCGGATCAAAGATATTCAGGAAATCTTAAATCTGTTTTATACTTATAATTCCATTCCATATACGGAAAAAGAAAACGAAGCAGTCCGGCAGTTAATCGAATATGTGGAACATCATACGATGACCGTGGAACTGATTGCCAAATATCTGAGAAATACAGAGATTTCTCCGGAAATACTCTATCAGAAATTTTTGGAAAAAGACGGAGTTACGAACACACAAGAAGTCCAAATCAGACAGAGAAAAGACAGGAAACTCCGCTCTGAGAGTGTAAACAGCCATTTAAAGATTCTGTTTGATATTTCCGGGTTTGATGTCATAGAAAGAGAAATTATTGCAAGCCTTTCCCTGTTTGATGGAATCCGTATTAGCCGGTCACAATTTGAAATATTATTATGTGGAATCAAAGAAACCGCAGAAAAACTCGACGGTTTTATTCAAAATGGCTGGGTTATATGGAACAAAGTTACCGGAAAAATATCGCTGCACCAGGTGATACAGGATCTGATTTACCATGAATTAGTGCCTGATGCGGATAATTGCAGACACATTGTTGCCGGGATGAATGAATATCTGTCAGTAGAGCCGGAAGTTTATGCACAACATGATATCCGGGAGAAAATGGCTGCGATTTTTATAAAACGCCTTACCGGAAATAACATGTCTTATGCATGGCTTTGCTTTAGAGCAGGAGATGAGGAAAAACTTCAAGAGGCAGAAAAAATCTGTCTCGGGCAAGGAGATACAGAGGCGTATGATCTGTTGCAAAGGATTGAGAGGAAACGGATCAAAATGGTGAATGACAGTATTGAAATTGACTGGTCTGCCACAGATTATCCGGAAAGTGCAATGCAAAAGTTAGATGAGATGGCCGGACATCTGGATAGTGCAGCAGCATATTGCAGAAAAAGTTCAGAAAATCCGGATTATCTGGTAAGGGAATATTTTGAAATGGCAAGTGAGACTTCCGACATGTTAGATGACCGTGTGGAATGGTGTGCGGCAGATGTACCGATTCCACAGATGGAAAATCTTTATGAAAAAATCAGTCAATTATTTGATCTGGTAATGGAACAAATGCCATTGACTTCCTATATGCCAAAGGAAAAAGAAAAAGCATATCAAAAAATAAGAGATTATTATTCGAAAGATCCTGGTCTGACTTACCGGGGAGAATTTCGCCTGAATCTGAAAAAAGGCTACCAGTATCAGGAACTTTTAAACCAGTTAAGAGAAGATACATCTTTCCATGAAATTGATGATGGAAACAATATGTC
This window encodes:
- a CDS encoding protein kinase domain-containing protein; this translates as MRDMRIALCNGYEMKISENRKIRIADEAGRGAGCIVYDAIYWDQMQIKHKIRVRECYPAYIQLTRAATGELVPSGNPEKFEKAKNRFTDAYKRNTDIRNTLGLTNSTVNAVDVISCNHTVYILLPMDEGIDYRYYEDQSLQELFRHMKSLAQIILKYHQKGYLHLDIKPENVLILPETPEHVILFDFDSVTAIGELQKNAGIPYSDGFSAPEQMQGKIKKIGFHSDVYSIGAMLFFKLFVRKPCEADCRIASSYSFEKMRYGSEKYQPKLYKMLDLFLKKTLSIATAPRWHEMQKVIDALDELIKLADINDVYLLDSFQYNSACFVGRQDDLEEINELLAKNQLVFLSGIGGIGKTELAKQYAYRHRAQYDTVVFAVYEKNIESLVRDEIGINQISCEEDETERDYFKRKIEVLKQAATPKDLIIIDNFDVDADEDLETLFACPCKFIITTRKDFRDYNYEQINVDRIKDIQEILNLFYTYNSIPYTEKENEAVRQLIEYVEHHTMTVELIAKYLRNTEISPEILYQKFLEKDGVTNTQEVQIRQRKDRKLRSESVNSHLKILFDISGFDVIEREIIASLSLFDGIRISRSQFEILLCGIKETAEKLDGFIQNGWVIWNKVTGKISLHQVIQDLIYHELVPDADNCRHIVAGMNEYLSVEPEVYAQHDIREKMAAIFIKRLTGNNMSYAWLCFRAGDEEKLQEAEKICLGQGDTEAYDLLQRIERKRIKMVNDSIEIDWSATDYPESAMQKLDEMAGHLDSAAAYCRKSSENPDYLVREYFEMASETSDMLDDRVEWCAADVPIPQMENLYEKISQLFDLVMEQMPLTSYMPKEKEKAYQKIRDYYSKDPGLTYRGEFRLNLKKGYQYQELLNQLREDTSFHEIDDGNNMSYAELAEEYENNGKEQEAIACYQKVYEEDFATMEGICIPESREYAAKSIAEIYRKKGDIDSAIQTLEGAFSDTESEDICIELIGILKEHQKLQKARQYAIQLKQRMDPAPENAYDTGYMLAVCYFLYSIEENKTEKTQLWKECLKYYKMLGTNEIEEHCGDFLVEYIQKETSSMEEVLSVIDRVREYGKNNIRKTILWNVIKKYEGKNHFEKNQIICLIRLAELSKEYRCKNIKEGLELCNQAQDIYNKYDLNDAFLQSLIYKTREELMNEGNFDYEQITQIRKMCNYRLLAEKQIAQKKYTPEEQIEIWKEAANQYSYIEDGEKEEECLKEAIKIAEKTWEKIEASEFWTDYSSMQHDLVTLEIDNGKLETAEQNLALLYDKTAAHILEKNVKEDTTDHYWDIDYIAFKYEDIANINETIRIYLAALYILLEKKQIPKS